A region of Campylobacter sp. RM16189 DNA encodes the following proteins:
- a CDS encoding acyl-CoA dehydratase activase yields MYLIGIDIGSTSTKVAVFNKNDQKFTELFLRPTGFSGVKIADEIYEILKEKNYFPSFITATGYGRVSVKYANFTTTEILCHALGANFLFPKDCTVIDVGGQDTKAIKIVANRPEDFIMNDKCSAGTGKFIEVMANRLGIDINELYTTAKKNLNIKLSSTCTVFAESEIISLMANGVDKTQIAYGIIDSSAQKVASLTKRLENEIYFLSGGLSRVSLFKNLLANHLQREVFTDENAIFCGAMGASLIGLKKEKS; encoded by the coding sequence ATGTATCTCATCGGTATAGACATCGGCTCGACATCTACAAAAGTGGCTGTTTTTAATAAAAACGATCAAAAATTCACAGAGTTGTTTTTGCGCCCTACAGGATTTAGCGGAGTAAAAATAGCGGATGAAATTTATGAAATTCTAAAAGAGAAAAACTACTTCCCAAGCTTCATAACCGCAACCGGATACGGCAGAGTAAGCGTTAAATACGCAAATTTTACCACGACTGAAATTTTATGTCACGCATTGGGAGCGAATTTTTTATTTCCCAAAGACTGCACGGTAATCGACGTAGGCGGGCAAGACACAAAGGCTATCAAAATCGTAGCAAACAGGCCCGAAGACTTTATAATGAATGATAAATGCTCTGCAGGAACGGGCAAATTCATCGAAGTTATGGCAAATCGTCTCGGGATTGATATAAACGAGCTTTACACCACTGCAAAGAAAAATTTAAATATCAAACTAAGCTCCACTTGCACCGTATTTGCCGAATCAGAAATAATCTCGCTAATGGCAAACGGCGTAGATAAAACGCAAATCGCTTACGGTATCATCGATTCGTCCGCTCAAAAGGTGGCCTCCTTAACCAAAAGGCTAGAGAATGAAATTTACTTTTTAAGCGGCGGGCTTAGCAGGGTAAGTCTTTTTAAAAATTTGCTCGCAAATCACTTACAAAGAGAGGTTTTTACCGATGAAAATGCCATATTTTGCGGAGCGATGGGAGCTAGCCTGATCGGACTTAAAAAGGAAAAATCATGA
- a CDS encoding double-cubane-cluster-containing anaerobic reductase: MRMDFDKLKKRNSFELQNLKAEGKPIVGTFCTYSPKELIYAVGGVAVSLCANDESSINIAHKELPRNLCPLIKASYGYAVSKKCPYMNASDIIVGETTCDGKKKMYELLANHKPVYVLELPNMTNKRSLALWKDELISFKEFLQEKFKAKITQENLLEAVKIHNEERELMCELMELNKAIPSPIKGSELHEILFASEFIYDKKEKIKTLKAFIEATKQNLEAKISDKKRIIITGCPSGGVYEKIIKQIENLGADVVAFENCVGTKNYRNLVEEEGNLIENIAKRYLEIPCSVMYKNDKRAQIIKEFIKEYSADGVIDIVLSGCHTYAIETNKIREASKEAGANYMSLETDYSRQDSGQIRTRLEAFIELL, from the coding sequence ATGAGAATGGATTTTGACAAACTTAAAAAACGCAACTCCTTTGAACTGCAAAATTTAAAAGCTGAGGGCAAGCCTATAGTAGGCACGTTTTGTACATATTCGCCAAAAGAGCTGATATACGCTGTAGGCGGAGTTGCCGTTAGTCTTTGTGCAAATGACGAAAGCTCTATAAATATCGCGCATAAAGAGCTTCCAAGAAATCTCTGTCCGCTTATAAAGGCAAGCTACGGATATGCGGTTAGTAAAAAATGCCCTTATATGAACGCAAGCGATATCATCGTGGGAGAGACTACTTGCGACGGCAAAAAGAAGATGTATGAGCTGCTTGCAAACCACAAGCCGGTGTATGTTTTAGAGCTTCCAAATATGACAAATAAACGCTCGCTAGCTCTTTGGAAGGATGAGCTAATAAGCTTTAAGGAGTTTTTACAAGAGAAATTCAAAGCTAAGATAACCCAAGAAAATCTCCTTGAAGCGGTAAAAATCCACAACGAGGAGCGCGAGTTGATGTGTGAGCTGATGGAGCTAAACAAGGCCATCCCAAGCCCTATTAAAGGTAGCGAACTTCACGAGATACTATTTGCAAGCGAATTTATTTACGATAAAAAAGAGAAGATAAAAACTCTAAAAGCCTTTATAGAGGCAACTAAACAAAATTTAGAAGCTAAAATTTCAGATAAAAAGCGTATAATCATAACCGGCTGTCCAAGCGGCGGAGTGTATGAAAAAATAATAAAACAGATAGAAAATTTAGGTGCTGACGTGGTCGCTTTTGAAAACTGCGTCGGAACGAAAAATTACCGAAATTTGGTCGAAGAAGAAGGAAATTTGATAGAAAATATCGCTAAAAGATATCTTGAAATTCCATGTTCGGTGATGTATAAAAACGACAAAAGAGCGCAAATCATCAAAGAATTTATCAAAGAATACAGCGCAGACGGCGTCATAGATATAGTTTTAAGCGGATGTCATACATATGCTATAGAGACGAATAAAATAAGAGAAGCTAGTAAGGAGGCGGGTGCGAATTATATGAGTTTAGAGACTGATTATTCAAGGCAAGACAGCGGACAAATACGTACAAGATTAGAGGCTTTTATAGAGCTTTTATAA
- a CDS encoding substrate-binding domain-containing protein, whose product MKFKSILLSCLLLAGSVAASDKLKVYFEAGSIGDNFSSVISNGAKMAAKDLNVDLKVVYSEWDPNKMVENFKNAVATSPDGIIVMGHPGDELYQPLIKNAIEKGINVTSIDTELPKSLEAFKSSGFGYTGSNNYESGKAMAHEAVQKFEMKSGEKVMVWGLLSMPVRGLRAKAMLEVFKEKGLKVEYIEISPEINKDPSLGLSVFSAYMAKHPDTKLVVLDHGALTAQSPQFMKSLNLDKEKLNIAGFSLSPATIAGIKDGSIDLVADAQPFFQGYFSIVQIVMSKKYGFSGFKVDTGGGFITAKNIALIEPLVKNGIR is encoded by the coding sequence ATGAAATTTAAGAGCATTTTACTAAGTTGCTTACTGCTTGCGGGCTCGGTTGCGGCAAGCGATAAGCTTAAAGTTTATTTTGAAGCCGGAAGTATCGGCGATAACTTCTCAAGCGTTATCTCAAACGGCGCAAAAATGGCGGCAAAAGACCTAAATGTCGATCTTAAGGTGGTATATTCCGAGTGGGATCCAAACAAGATGGTTGAAAATTTCAAAAACGCCGTTGCAACATCGCCTGACGGCATCATAGTGATGGGTCATCCCGGAGACGAGCTATATCAGCCGCTTATCAAAAATGCGATAGAAAAAGGCATAAACGTAACAAGCATAGATACCGAACTTCCAAAAAGCCTAGAAGCCTTTAAGTCAAGCGGATTTGGCTACACTGGAAGCAACAACTACGAAAGTGGCAAGGCGATGGCGCACGAAGCGGTGCAAAAATTTGAGATGAAAAGCGGCGAAAAGGTGATGGTATGGGGTTTGCTTAGCATGCCTGTAAGAGGCCTTAGAGCAAAAGCAATGCTTGAAGTGTTCAAAGAAAAAGGGCTAAAGGTCGAATATATCGAAATTTCACCTGAGATAAACAAAGATCCAAGCCTAGGACTTAGCGTATTTAGCGCTTACATGGCAAAACATCCTGACACCAAGCTGGTAGTGCTTGACCACGGAGCTCTAACGGCGCAGTCACCGCAGTTCATGAAAAGCCTAAATTTGGATAAAGAAAAGCTAAATATCGCAGGATTTTCGCTATCTCCTGCTACGATTGCAGGCATAAAAGACGGCTCAATCGATCTGGTTGCCGACGCACAGCCGTTCTTTCAGGGGTATTTTAGTATCGTGCAAATCGTAATGAGCAAAAAATACGGATTTTCAGGGTTTAAAGTTGATACCGGCGGAGGCTTCATTACAGCTAAAAACATAGCTCTTATCGAGCCGTTAGTAAAAAATGGCATCAGATAA
- a CDS encoding ATP-binding cassette domain-containing protein has product MASDNAIELKNAFKSFGKTKILKGINFTLKKGETIALLGDNGAGKSTLIKCLCGYDRLDKFDSFSVLDTPIKRGEFDLLQARNLGMEVVFQDSSLGLSQEIYRNIFATRHITKFGLIDRKKEIEISNQILKEFMGFSGAGIDATSLASNLSGGEKQGLAIARAIYFKSQILILDEPTTALGVNETERFMGFLDKLKEQNLSIIIITHNLNQAFHIADKFVLLRSGVIEQELDKSEISDLNSLYKVFYE; this is encoded by the coding sequence ATGGCATCAGATAACGCGATAGAGCTTAAAAACGCTTTTAAAAGTTTTGGCAAAACCAAAATTTTAAAAGGCATAAATTTTACCCTAAAAAAGGGCGAGACGATCGCTCTTTTGGGCGATAACGGAGCGGGTAAATCAACTCTTATCAAGTGCCTTTGCGGTTATGATAGGCTTGATAAATTTGATAGCTTTAGCGTGCTTGATACTCCTATAAAAAGGGGAGAATTTGACCTGCTACAAGCTAGAAATTTAGGCATGGAAGTAGTCTTTCAAGATAGCTCGCTTGGGCTTTCTCAAGAGATTTATCGCAACATCTTTGCCACGCGCCATATCACGAAATTTGGGCTCATAGATAGGAAAAAAGAGATAGAAATTTCAAATCAAATTTTAAAAGAGTTCATGGGCTTTAGCGGAGCGGGAATTGATGCCACAAGCCTTGCAAGCAACCTAAGCGGAGGCGAAAAGCAAGGGCTTGCCATAGCTAGAGCGATTTATTTTAAATCACAAATTCTCATTCTTGATGAGCCCACAACCGCGCTTGGCGTAAATGAGACCGAGCGGTTTATGGGCTTTTTGGATAAACTCAAAGAGCAAAATTTAAGCATCATAATCATCACTCACAACTTAAATCAAGCCTTTCATATCGCCGATAAATTCGTGCTTTTGAGAAGCGGAGTGATAGAGCAAGAACTAGATAAAAGCGAAATTTCGGATCTAAATTCACTCTACAAGGTATTTTATGAGTAA
- a CDS encoding ABC transporter permease, translated as MSKNLVITAILFVILGVFTAFSPEVFLAKNIYFNYLTSVPIILILCLGLLPLIISGEFDMSFPATMAMSGFVFSYVFKASGNLALATLASLSFGALSGAFNAILVINAKIPSIIATIGTQFFWRGLAVVLSGGLSLSLASAEGFMKELFVGRIAGVPAQSIIATILAILTYIMIFKHKFGDNILFSGDNAKAAKMLSINVARSKYLLFINMGVMSALASIILSLEFINWWPTQGDGYMLLVFAAIFIGGTGVSGGGGSVYGTLIGSIIIGIMESGIVAMGFDAFYTRVIYGAIIIVSVVIYAKFDKNSKVRSL; from the coding sequence ATGAGTAAAAATTTAGTCATTACCGCGATACTTTTTGTGATTTTAGGAGTATTTACAGCCTTTTCGCCCGAAGTGTTTTTAGCCAAAAACATCTATTTTAACTACCTAACCTCAGTGCCTATCATACTCATACTCTGCCTTGGCTTGCTTCCTCTTATCATCTCAGGCGAGTTTGACATGAGTTTTCCTGCGACGATGGCGATGAGCGGATTTGTATTTTCTTATGTTTTTAAAGCAAGCGGAAATTTAGCCTTAGCTACGCTTGCAAGCCTTAGCTTTGGTGCACTTAGCGGAGCTTTTAACGCGATTTTGGTTATAAACGCAAAAATACCTTCCATTATCGCAACTATCGGCACACAGTTTTTCTGGCGGGGGCTTGCGGTGGTGCTAAGCGGAGGACTTTCGCTATCTTTAGCGAGTGCCGAAGGCTTCATGAAAGAGCTTTTTGTAGGCAGGATCGCAGGAGTGCCGGCTCAATCAATCATCGCGACTATTTTGGCGATACTAACTTACATCATGATCTTTAAACACAAATTCGGAGATAATATCTTGTTTTCAGGCGATAACGCAAAGGCTGCTAAAATGCTAAGCATAAACGTTGCTAGGAGCAAATACCTGCTTTTCATCAATATGGGCGTGATGAGCGCACTTGCAAGCATTATCTTGAGTCTTGAGTTTATCAACTGGTGGCCTACGCAAGGAGACGGATACATGCTGCTTGTATTTGCGGCGATCTTTATCGGCGGTACGGGCGTAAGCGGAGGAGGCGGAAGCGTATATGGAACGCTCATAGGCAGCATAATCATCGGCATAATGGAAAGCGGCATCGTAGCCATGGGCTTTGACGCATTTTACACGCGAGTGATTTACGGAGCTATCATAATCGTATCTGTCGTGATATACGCTAAATTTGATAAAAATTCCAAAGTGCGCAGCCTCTAA
- a CDS encoding cation diffusion facilitator family transporter, translated as MMDFKDGEREKKIIKTAFIGIVTNVILASIKIFIALASNSVAIISDAVNNLSDAFSSLITIFGSKLAQKLPDESHPYGYGRVEYIGGLIVSIIVLMLGFEFLKTSIENIIEPVTTTFTPALLTILFIAIFVKFAIAFYYKKMGNLTKSIALKAVGQEALGDAIISCVILVSAGLSYFANIQVDGYAGALASLFIIYNGVILIKETFDRIIGGRVEKEVSDEIYKAVKECEIVLDAYDLILHNYGVERYVGSINVEVDEHMKISEISQRLNELQIEIYRRYRIYLVFGIYSVNLGQNDTKECVKNLLSEFKSILNLHAFFINTDKKTVRFDVVVSFKERNLDELRAKMESVVSAQFPGYKIFIVIDREFA; from the coding sequence ATGATGGATTTTAAAGACGGCGAACGTGAAAAAAAGATAATAAAAACCGCTTTTATAGGTATAGTTACGAATGTGATTTTGGCAAGCATTAAAATTTTTATAGCCCTTGCTTCAAATTCCGTAGCCATCATCTCTGATGCGGTAAATAACCTAAGCGACGCATTTTCAAGCTTGATAACGATTTTTGGATCAAAGCTTGCTCAAAAGTTGCCTGACGAGAGCCACCCGTACGGATACGGAAGGGTTGAGTATATCGGAGGGCTTATAGTCTCTATCATAGTTTTAATGCTTGGTTTTGAGTTTTTAAAAACCTCGATAGAAAACATCATAGAGCCTGTTACTACGACATTTACTCCGGCTCTTTTAACCATACTTTTTATCGCTATATTTGTAAAATTTGCCATAGCATTTTACTATAAAAAGATGGGAAATTTAACCAAATCCATAGCCTTAAAAGCAGTCGGACAGGAGGCTTTGGGAGATGCTATCATCTCTTGCGTGATACTTGTTAGCGCAGGTCTTTCATACTTTGCAAACATCCAAGTTGACGGCTATGCAGGAGCCTTGGCTTCGCTTTTTATCATTTATAACGGCGTGATTTTGATTAAAGAAACCTTTGATAGGATTATCGGCGGGCGAGTGGAAAAAGAAGTAAGCGATGAAATTTATAAGGCGGTTAAGGAGTGTGAGATAGTGCTTGATGCGTATGATCTGATACTTCATAACTACGGCGTTGAACGATATGTAGGCTCGATAAACGTAGAAGTTGACGAACATATGAAAATTTCAGAAATTTCCCAGCGCTTAAACGAGCTTCAGATAGAAATTTACCGCAGATATCGCATATATCTTGTGTTTGGAATTTATAGCGTAAATTTAGGACAAAACGACACTAAAGAGTGCGTAAAAAACCTATTAAGCGAATTTAAAAGCATACTGAATTTACACGCATTTTTTATAAATACGGATAAAAAAACGGTTAGATTTGATGTCGTAGTTAGCTTTAAAGAGCGAAATTTAGACGAGCTTAGAGCCAAAATGGAAAGTGTCGTTTCGGCGCAGTTTCCCGGATATAAAATTTTTATCGTTATAGATAGGGAGTTTGCTTAG
- the rho gene encoding transcription termination factor Rho encodes MENNANQNGVTQPNSENTKTSRKHQNTRTHIPVDGHKIEELRTLSLEELVQIANGVGVENPREFRRQDLIFEILKTQTKQGGFILFTGILEITNEGYGFLRSVDANLSDSSNDAYVSNSQIRKFALRVGDIVTGQVREPKDQEKYYALLKIEAVNYMPLAEAKERPLFDNLTPLFPTQKLHLEYDAMKLTGRVLDLFTPIGKGQRGLIVAPPRSGKTELMKELAHGIARNHPEAHLMVLLVDERPEEVTDMQRCVKGEVFSSTFDLPALNHVRVAELVIEKAKRLVEMGKDVIILLDSITRLARAYNTVTPPSGKVLTGGVDANALHKPKRFFGAARNIEDGGSLTIVATALIDTGSRMDEVIFEEFKGTGNSEIVLDRNISDRRIYPAINILKSGTRKEELLQKPDELQKIWAIRSAIASMDDVEALKFLYAKMLKTKDNNELLSILND; translated from the coding sequence ATGGAAAATAACGCAAATCAAAATGGCGTAACCCAGCCAAATTCAGAGAATACAAAAACTTCCAGAAAACATCAAAACACACGAACTCACATCCCTGTTGACGGACATAAAATCGAAGAACTTCGCACACTAAGCCTAGAAGAACTTGTACAGATAGCAAACGGCGTAGGTGTCGAAAACCCACGCGAATTTCGCAGACAAGATTTGATATTTGAAATTTTAAAAACACAGACCAAGCAAGGCGGCTTCATTCTATTTACGGGAATTTTGGAGATCACAAACGAGGGTTATGGATTTTTACGCTCGGTCGATGCAAATTTAAGCGACAGCTCTAACGACGCTTACGTTTCAAACTCTCAAATTCGCAAATTTGCCCTTCGTGTGGGCGACATCGTAACCGGTCAAGTTAGAGAGCCAAAAGATCAAGAAAAGTACTACGCTCTGCTTAAAATCGAAGCCGTTAACTACATGCCTTTAGCAGAAGCTAAAGAAAGACCTCTGTTTGACAACTTAACTCCGCTGTTTCCTACGCAAAAACTTCATCTTGAGTATGATGCGATGAAACTTACAGGCCGCGTGCTTGATCTCTTTACTCCTATCGGAAAGGGACAGCGCGGACTTATCGTTGCGCCTCCAAGAAGCGGTAAAACAGAGCTTATGAAAGAGCTTGCTCACGGTATTGCAAGAAACCATCCTGAAGCGCACCTCATGGTGCTTTTGGTTGATGAGCGCCCTGAAGAGGTTACCGATATGCAGCGCTGCGTGAAAGGAGAGGTGTTTAGCTCGACTTTTGATCTTCCTGCACTTAATCACGTGCGAGTTGCCGAGCTTGTTATCGAAAAGGCAAAGCGTCTTGTTGAAATGGGCAAGGACGTCATCATCTTGCTTGATAGTATAACTCGTCTTGCGCGCGCTTACAACACCGTAACTCCGCCAAGCGGTAAGGTGCTAACGGGCGGCGTTGATGCAAATGCACTTCATAAGCCAAAACGCTTTTTCGGAGCAGCTAGAAATATCGAAGACGGTGGAAGCTTGACTATCGTCGCAACAGCGCTTATCGACACGGGCTCAAGGATGGACGAGGTTATATTTGAGGAGTTTAAAGGCACGGGAAATAGCGAAATCGTGCTTGATCGCAACATCTCAGACCGCAGAATTTATCCGGCTATCAACATCCTAAAATCAGGCACGAGAAAAGAAGAGCTTCTTCAAAAACCTGACGAGCTTCAAAAAATTTGGGCTATACGCTCTGCGATCGCTTCTATGGATGATGTGGAAGCGCTTAAATTCCTATATGCAAAGATGCTTAAAACAAAAGACAACAACGAGCTTTTATCGATACTAAATGATTAA
- a CDS encoding DNA polymerase III subunit gamma/tau, whose amino-acid sequence MQALALRYRPRNFDELIGQESVSKSLTHALSENRLTHAYLFSGLRGSGKTSSARIFSKALVCENGPTSKPCEKCSHCIMANESRHIDIIEMDAASHRKIDDIRELIEQTKYAPASARFKIFIIDEVHMLTKEAFNALLKTLEEPPSYVKFILATTDPLKLPATVLSRTQHFRFKQISKQNIIKHLEYILSKEGVEYESEAVEILARSGSGSLRDTLTLLDQAIVYSHAKITQSVVADMLGLLDPARIEEIMQVVMSGDRAAMSRLVGELESYDGEMIIDELIANLKENFLGGSSKYSLLLYERFFRILSEAKGMLSVSSDNGFVLSIMLFMMMEAINLKPIDDMIGNFEIKEQGLNLTAPTAKQPQKAQVNTPAKVVVKSPYELFLDKIYDRDYTLGECFKECIEFLEFKDNCLSLSSNASGANQEKLRSSSKVIMEILRANFGSDAKIKIAPKEVQSQSDDKNEANLNDSDTTTIKPEIEQNSNLAQPSQEAQSNFKPYVGDKRDNTEDFATAYSLKFQTDSGIVVDDMALLDMELEKIEEQSKEVAKPSEIPEVKVKIGETAVIKSEKSESKSPEELQNAKNQAILKEANRLFGEPEILSLG is encoded by the coding sequence TTGCAAGCACTCGCACTTAGATATCGCCCCCGAAATTTCGACGAACTTATCGGACAAGAATCGGTAAGTAAAAGCCTAACTCACGCACTTAGCGAAAATCGCCTAACTCATGCGTATCTGTTTTCGGGTCTTCGTGGAAGCGGTAAGACTTCAAGCGCTAGAATTTTTTCAAAGGCGCTAGTTTGCGAGAACGGACCTACTTCAAAGCCGTGTGAAAAGTGCTCTCATTGCATCATGGCTAACGAGTCTCGCCACATCGATATCATCGAGATGGACGCGGCAAGCCACAGAAAGATAGATGACATCAGAGAGCTTATCGAGCAGACCAAATATGCTCCTGCCTCTGCCAGATTTAAAATTTTTATCATCGATGAGGTTCATATGCTTACAAAAGAAGCGTTTAACGCGCTCTTAAAGACGCTTGAAGAGCCTCCTAGTTATGTGAAATTTATCCTTGCAACAACCGATCCGCTAAAGCTTCCTGCTACGGTGCTTTCGCGCACTCAGCATTTTAGATTTAAGCAAATTTCAAAACAAAACATCATCAAACACCTTGAATACATCCTAAGCAAAGAGGGCGTGGAGTATGAGAGTGAGGCCGTCGAAATTCTCGCTCGCAGCGGCTCGGGTTCGCTTCGTGATACGCTTACTTTGCTTGATCAAGCCATTGTGTATTCGCATGCAAAGATCACTCAAAGCGTGGTTGCCGATATGCTTGGACTATTAGATCCTGCGCGTATCGAAGAGATCATGCAAGTTGTGATGAGTGGCGATAGAGCCGCGATGAGCAGGCTTGTAGGCGAGCTTGAAAGCTATGACGGCGAGATGATAATCGATGAGCTGATCGCAAATTTAAAGGAGAATTTCCTTGGAGGAAGCAGTAAGTATTCGCTACTTTTATACGAGAGATTTTTTAGAATTTTATCCGAAGCCAAAGGCATGCTAAGCGTAAGTAGCGATAATGGCTTCGTGCTTAGTATCATGCTTTTTATGATGATGGAAGCGATAAATTTAAAGCCGATTGACGACATGATAGGAAATTTTGAGATAAAAGAGCAGGGCTTAAATTTAACCGCGCCTACTGCTAAGCAGCCTCAAAAAGCCCAAGTAAATACACCTGCTAAAGTAGTAGTAAAAAGCCCGTATGAGCTATTTTTGGATAAAATTTACGATAGGGATTATACGCTTGGGGAGTGCTTTAAGGAGTGTATAGAATTTTTGGAGTTTAAGGATAACTGCCTTAGCCTTTCTTCAAACGCAAGTGGAGCAAATCAAGAAAAATTACGCTCCAGCTCAAAGGTCATAATGGAAATTTTGCGTGCGAATTTTGGCTCGGACGCAAAGATCAAGATAGCTCCAAAAGAAGTTCAGTCTCAATCTGACGATAAAAACGAAGCAAATTTAAATGATAGTGACACAACTACGATCAAGCCTGAAATAGAGCAAAACTCAAACTTAGCCCAGCCTAGCCAAGAAGCTCAGTCAAATTTCAAGCCTTATGTTGGGGATAAAAGAGATAATACCGAGGATTTTGCGACCGCTTATTCGCTTAAATTTCAGACCGATTCGGGCATAGTGGTTGATGATATGGCTTTGCTTGATATGGAACTTGAAAAGATAGAGGAGCAAAGCAAGGAAGTAGCTAAACCAAGCGAAATCCCAGAAGTAAAGGTTAAGATAGGCGAAACTGCTGTTATCAAGTCTGAAAAAAGTGAGTCAAAATCGCCCGAAGAGCTACAAAATGCTAAAAACCAAGCCATATTAAAAGAGGCAAATAGGCTTTTTGGCGAACCTGAAATTTTAAGTTTGGGTTAG
- the nusA gene encoding transcription termination factor NusA produces MEKIADIIESIANEKGLEIEDVKERVIRALVNTAKRVYGENYEYDVVIDSASRSLRLYQKITIVANDDERLQEDNEHFLSLDEAKKIDSGVEVGDELTYELSTDNLGRTAAQTLHKELEYHIQRLMEEKIFQKYQDMIGQMVFGTVTRVDSEENTFIEIDEIRAVMPRKNRIKGEKFRVGNVVKAVIKSVYIDKSQGIRVELSRTSPKFLEALLKAEVPEIKDGLVLIAASARIPGERAKVALISTTPNVDPVGATVGTKGVRINAVTKELNGENIDAIEFSSEPTILITRAMSPAIISAVKIVDEKKAVVTIASEQKSKAIGKSGINIRLASMLSGFEIELVELGGAKTSEEKEESMKDLKALFGDL; encoded by the coding sequence GTGGAAAAGATAGCAGATATCATAGAGTCAATAGCAAACGAAAAAGGTTTAGAGATAGAGGACGTAAAAGAGCGTGTTATAAGGGCTCTTGTAAATACAGCTAAGCGCGTTTATGGCGAAAATTACGAATACGATGTCGTTATAGACAGCGCAAGTCGCTCGCTTCGTTTGTATCAAAAAATCACGATAGTGGCTAATGACGATGAGCGTTTGCAAGAGGATAACGAGCATTTTTTAAGCTTGGATGAGGCTAAAAAGATAGATAGTGGGGTTGAAGTAGGAGATGAGCTTACTTATGAGCTAAGCACCGATAATCTCGGAAGAACCGCCGCTCAAACGCTTCATAAAGAGCTTGAATACCACATACAGCGCCTAATGGAAGAGAAAATTTTCCAAAAATATCAAGACATGATAGGGCAAATGGTATTTGGAACCGTTACTCGCGTAGATAGTGAAGAAAATACATTCATAGAGATAGATGAAATTCGTGCCGTTATGCCACGTAAAAACCGTATAAAAGGTGAGAAATTTAGAGTCGGAAACGTCGTAAAAGCGGTTATTAAAAGCGTGTATATAGATAAATCTCAAGGCATTAGAGTTGAGCTTAGCAGGACATCTCCAAAATTTTTAGAGGCTCTTTTAAAAGCCGAAGTTCCAGAGATCAAAGATGGACTTGTATTGATCGCCGCAAGTGCCAGAATTCCTGGCGAAAGAGCTAAAGTCGCACTTATCTCAACAACTCCAAATGTAGATCCTGTGGGCGCAACGGTCGGCACTAAAGGCGTGCGTATAAATGCCGTAACAAAAGAGCTAAACGGAGAAAATATCGATGCGATAGAGTTTTCAAGCGAGCCGACTATCCTTATTACCCGCGCGATGTCGCCAGCCATCATAAGTGCCGTTAAGATCGTTGATGAGAAAAAGGCTGTCGTAACTATCGCAAGTGAGCAAAAGAGCAAAGCTATAGGCAAAAGCGGTATAAACATACGTCTTGCAAGCATGCTCAGCGGCTTTGAGATCGAATTAGTCGAGCTTGGCGGCGCAAAAACAAGTGAAGAAAAAGAAGAGAGCATGAAAGATCTTAAGGCTCTGTTTGGGGATTTGTAA
- a CDS encoding HP0268 family nuclease, whose translation MELKLARNEIDAKPKTISLDKIEAAVSKDGQKIFYFDKDNSHKQLIALIEHFEEKGLSVYHRTVKYGLDENDYMYEVHIL comes from the coding sequence ATGGAGCTAAAACTAGCCAGAAACGAGATTGACGCGAAACCAAAGACAATTTCGCTCGATAAGATCGAAGCCGCAGTTTCCAAAGATGGACAGAAAATTTTTTATTTCGATAAAGACAATAGCCACAAGCAGCTAATCGCCCTAATAGAGCATTTTGAAGAAAAAGGGCTAAGCGTATATCACAGAACGGTCAAATACGGACTTGACGAGAACGACTATATGTATGAGGTTCATATTCTTTGA